The following are from one region of the Nocardioides marmotae genome:
- a CDS encoding PPOX class F420-dependent oxidoreductase codes for MPTIATNTRVQLPELLDFARTRHHLVLVTHRADGRPQVSPVTGGVSAEGHIVISTYPDRAKAVNLRRDPRCSVLVLSDEWNDAWVQVDGTCEVLDMPSAEAEDGLVEYFRCISGEHPDWEEYRAAMRTQGKSLLRITPTSWGPVATGGFPPDRVPG; via the coding sequence ATGCCCACGATCGCCACGAACACCCGCGTCCAGCTGCCCGAGCTGCTCGACTTCGCCCGCACCCGGCACCACCTCGTGCTGGTCACCCACCGCGCCGACGGCCGCCCGCAGGTCTCCCCGGTCACCGGCGGCGTCTCGGCCGAGGGGCACATCGTCATCTCGACGTACCCCGACCGCGCCAAGGCGGTGAACCTCCGCCGCGACCCCCGCTGCTCGGTCCTCGTCCTCTCCGATGAGTGGAACGACGCCTGGGTGCAGGTCGACGGCACCTGCGAGGTGCTCGACATGCCCTCCGCCGAGGCCGAGGACGGGCTGGTGGAGTACTTCCGGTGCATCTCCGGCGAGCACCCCGACTGGGAGGAGTACCGCGCCGCCATGCGCACCCAGGGCAAGTCGCTGCTCCGGATCACCCCCACCTCGTGGGGCCCGGTCGCCACCGGCGGCTTCCCTCCCGACCGCGTGCCGGGATAG
- the typA gene encoding translational GTPase TypA — MPGTTARTDLRNVAIVAHVDHGKTTLVDAMLRQAGAFTAHQAESVAERVMDSGDLEREKGITILAKNTAVHYAGPAAGGQPMTINIIDTPGHADFGGEVERGLSMVDGIVLLVDASEGPLPQTRFVLRKALNADMPVILVVNKTDRGDARIAEVVDETYELFMDLLDDSHSQEALDFPVVYASGRAGVAGLEQPANGELPDSPDLEPLFKTILETIPAPTYDEGAPLQAHVTNLDSSPFLGRLALVRVHQGELKKGQQVAWMKRDGSVNRVKITELLVTEGLERKPGESAGPGDIVAIAGIPDITIGETLADPENPVALPLIHVDEPAISMTIGTNTSPLVGRVKGSKVTARLVKDRLDSELIGNVSLRILPTERPDAWEVQGRGELALAILVEQMRREGFELTVGKPQVVTREIDGKVHEPVERLTIDAPEEHLGSITELLATRKGRMEQMTNHGTGWVRMEFLVPARGLIGFRTEFLTTTRGTGIAHHIFEKYEPWAGEIRSRNNGSLVADRKGAATAYAMTSLQERGVMFVEPTTEVYEGMIVGENSRADDMDVNITKEKQQTNIRSATSDNFEKLIPPKKLSLEQCLEFCRDDECVEVTPEMVRIRKVILDANERAKIASRARKSK; from the coding sequence ATGCCCGGAACCACCGCCCGCACGGACCTGCGCAACGTCGCGATCGTCGCGCACGTCGACCACGGCAAGACCACCCTGGTCGACGCCATGCTCCGCCAGGCCGGCGCCTTCACCGCGCACCAGGCCGAGAGCGTCGCCGAGCGCGTCATGGACTCCGGTGACCTCGAGCGCGAGAAGGGCATCACCATCCTCGCGAAGAACACCGCGGTCCACTACGCCGGCCCGGCCGCCGGCGGCCAGCCGATGACGATCAACATCATCGACACCCCCGGCCACGCCGACTTCGGTGGCGAGGTCGAGCGCGGCCTGTCGATGGTCGACGGCATCGTGCTGCTGGTCGACGCCTCCGAGGGCCCGCTCCCCCAGACCCGCTTCGTGCTGCGCAAGGCGCTCAACGCCGACATGCCGGTGATCCTGGTCGTCAACAAGACCGACCGCGGCGACGCGCGGATCGCCGAGGTCGTCGACGAGACCTACGAGCTGTTCATGGACCTGCTCGACGACAGCCACAGCCAGGAGGCGCTCGACTTCCCGGTCGTCTACGCCTCGGGCCGCGCCGGCGTCGCGGGCCTCGAGCAGCCGGCCAACGGCGAGCTGCCGGACAGCCCCGACCTCGAGCCGCTGTTCAAGACCATCCTGGAGACCATCCCGGCCCCGACGTACGACGAGGGCGCGCCGCTCCAGGCCCACGTCACCAACCTCGACTCCTCGCCGTTCCTCGGCCGCCTCGCGCTGGTGCGCGTGCACCAGGGCGAGCTGAAGAAGGGCCAGCAGGTCGCGTGGATGAAGCGCGACGGCTCGGTCAACCGGGTCAAGATCACCGAGCTCCTCGTCACCGAGGGCCTCGAGCGCAAGCCCGGCGAGTCCGCCGGCCCCGGCGACATCGTCGCGATCGCGGGCATCCCCGACATCACCATCGGCGAGACGCTGGCCGACCCGGAGAACCCGGTCGCGCTGCCGCTCATCCACGTCGACGAGCCGGCGATCTCGATGACGATCGGCACCAACACCAGCCCGCTGGTGGGCCGGGTCAAGGGCTCCAAGGTCACCGCGCGCCTGGTCAAGGACCGCCTCGACTCCGAGCTGATCGGCAACGTCTCGCTGCGCATCCTGCCGACCGAGCGCCCCGACGCCTGGGAGGTCCAGGGCCGCGGCGAGCTGGCGCTGGCGATCCTCGTGGAGCAGATGCGCCGCGAGGGCTTCGAGCTGACTGTCGGCAAGCCGCAGGTGGTCACCCGGGAGATCGACGGCAAGGTCCACGAGCCGGTCGAGCGCCTGACCATCGACGCCCCCGAGGAGCACCTCGGCTCGATCACCGAGCTGCTCGCCACCCGCAAGGGCCGCATGGAGCAGATGACCAACCACGGCACCGGCTGGGTGCGGATGGAGTTCCTGGTCCCGGCGCGCGGCCTCATCGGCTTCCGGACCGAGTTCCTCACCACCACCCGCGGCACCGGCATCGCCCACCACATCTTCGAGAAGTACGAGCCGTGGGCCGGCGAGATCCGCTCGCGGAACAACGGCTCGCTGGTGGCCGACCGCAAGGGCGCCGCGACGGCGTACGCCATGACCTCGCTGCAGGAGCGCGGCGTGATGTTCGTGGAGCCGACCACCGAGGTCTACGAGGGCATGATCGTCGGCGAGAACTCCCGCGCCGACGACATGGACGTCAACATCACCAAGGAGAAGCAGCAGACCAACATCCGGTCCGCCACCTCCGACAACTTCGAGAAGCTCATCCCGCCGAAGAAGCTCTCGCTGGAGCAGTGCCTGGAGTTCTGCCGCGACGACGAGTGCGT